A window of Micromonospora sp. WMMC415 genomic DNA:
GGTGGCCGCGGTGGACCCGGCCGGGGCGGCCGGATCGCCGGTGGGTGGTTCGGTCATCGTTCCCCCGGGGGTGGGACTGACGTCGGATCGGCGAGGCGACGGAACGTCGGGCAAGTCGGCGGTGGGACCCGCCCGTTCCGTCGGGAAGGGTAACCGTCGGGCCGGCCGTACCGCGCGTACCGGTCCCGCACCCGGGTCGCCGGCGGACAACGGGCCCTGGTCGGGGCCGGTGATCAGCCCCGCCACCTGCGGTGTGTCGCATATGTGACTTGTGGTGGATCGATCCTGCGCGTCCTGTTGGCGGGACTCCGGGCCGGTCCTACCTTTTTCCCCGGGTGCGGAATGAGGGCCGGGGCCGGGGGCCGGACCGACAGGGCGGACTCGACCAGCTACGACGGCCGGAGGCAGGGCAATGCGCGACGTGGAGAACACCCCTCGAACCCAGTTCCCGGCGGCGTCCCGGCGTCCCGGCGGGCCGGGCGGCGGCGAGGGGAGCGGGCTGCCGATCAACGAACGTGCGTACCGCCGGATCGCCGAGCCCGTCGACGTGCTCCGCGCCTTCGCCCAGACCGGGGACCGGCCCAGGGACGAGGAGAGCCCAGGGTACGTGGTGCACCTGCCGATCCGGGTCGCCGACCTGGCCGCCGCCACCGCCCTGGCGGGCACGATCGCCACCTCCCTGAGCTTCCTCGGCGAGGTCGACGCCGGGGAGACCACCGTCTCCACCGCCGACGACCAGAACAACCGGCACCGCGTGTTCTGCGACCTCCTGCTGCCCGACCGGTCCCGCTGCCCCCAGCCGTACGAGCACACCGGCCCGTGCGGCGACCTGTCGGTGGCTCCGGAGCAGCGTCCGGCATCCCGGCCCGCGAGCGGACCGTAGGCTGTGGCTGAAAAAGCCGCACGCCACGAGAGGGAGCCCCCCAGCGATGCAGAAGTGGGAATACGCCACGGTCCCGCTGCTGGTCCATGCGACCAAGCAGATCCTCGACAACTGGGGCGAGGACGGCTGGGAACTGGTGTCCGTGGTTCCCGGCCCGAACCCGGAGCAGCTCGTCGCCTACCTGAAGCGGCCGAAGGCATGACCGGGCCGCACGCGAAGCTCGCCGAGCTGGGCCACGAGCTGCCCGAGGTGGTGCCCCCGGTCGCCAGCTACGTGCCGGCCGTGCAGTCGGGGCAGCACGTCTACGTCTCCGGTCAGCTGCCGATGGCCGAGGGCAAGTTGCTGGCCACCGGCAAGGTCGGCGCCGGTGTCTCCGCCGACCAGGCCAAGGACCTGGCCCGCCGGTGCGCGCTGAACTCGCTCGCCGCGATCGACTCGCTGGTCGGGCTGGAGAACGTCGTCAAGGTCGTCAAGCTGGTCGGCTTCGTCGCCAGCGCGCCCGGCTTCACCGGCCAGCCGGCCGTCGTCAACGGCGCGTCCGACCTCTTCGGCGCCGTCTTCGGGGAGGCCGGCCGGCACGCCCGCAGCGCGGTGGGCGTGGCGGAGCTCCCGCTCGACGCCCCGGTCGAGATCGAGGTCATCGTCGAGGTGGCGTAGCCCCACCACCCGCGATCTTGCACCTTCCGCCCTGGCAAAGGCCCTGAACGGGCACGAAGCGGGGACCGGAAGTGCAAGATCGCGGGGCGTGGTGGCGGGGGTCGTACGATCGCAGCCATGGGCGGGCACTTCACGGCACCGGCGGCGGCTCTCGCGGACGAGCTGCCGGGCTGGGTCACGTTGCTGCGGGCGCCCAACCCGGGGCCGATGACGCTCGACGGCACCAACACCTGGGTGCTGCGGGCCGCCCCCGGTGAACCGGCCGTGGTGGTCGATCCGGGGCCGGCCGACGACGGCCATCTCGCCGCGATCGCCGCGCAGGGGCCGGTCGGGCTCGTCCTGATCACCCACGGCCACCCGGACCACACCGACGGCTCGGCGCCCCTGCACGACCTGCTCGGCGGGGTTCCGGTCCGCGCCGCCGACCCCGCGCACACGATCGCCGCGGCGCCGGTCGGCGTCGGTACGCCGCCCGCCGTCCCCGGCATCGACCTGCGGCTGGTGCCGACGCCCGGCCACACCGGTGACTCCGTCTGCTTCCTGGTCGAGCACCAGGGCCAGCGCGTCGTCCTTACCGGCGACACGATCCTGGGCCGCGGTACCACCGTCGTCGCCCACCCGGACGGGCACCTCGGGGACTATCTGAGCAGCCTGGAGCTGCTCTCGACGTACACCGGGATCCCGGCCCTGCCCGGCCACGGCCCGGCGCTGGCCGACTGCGCCGCGGCGGCCGAGTTCTACCTGGCCCACCGACGGGCGCGGCTCGACCAGGTCCGGGCCGCGCTGGCCGCCGGCGCCACCACCGCCGCCGAGGTCGTCGCGATCGTGTACGCGGACGTGGACCGCTCGCTGTGGTGGGCGGCGGAGTGGTCGGTGCGGGCGCAGCTCGAGTACCTGGGCCGGGAATCCGGCGACACCGGCGTGGGGTTGGAGCAGACGTGACCTGCCCGGTGTGTGGAACCGTCGCCGTACCCGGCGCGCGGTTCTGCCACAACTGCGGGGCCGCGCTGCCGGCCGCCGCGACGCTCCCGGCCACCGAGCGCCGGGTGGTCACCGTGCTCTTCGGCGACCTGTCCGACTTCACCTCCTGGTCGGAGGATCTCGACCCGGAGCGGGTCGGTGCGGTCACCGACCGGGTGCTGGCCGCGCTCGCCGGTGCGGTCAAGACCTTCGGCGGGCACGTCGACAAGCTGACCGGCGACGGGATCATGGCGGTCTTCGGCGCGCCGGTCGCCCACGAGGACGACGCCGAGCGGGCGGTGCGGGCCGCGCTGTCGATGCAGCGGGCGGTCCGCCGGGTGCTGGACGACGAGCGCGGCGGCGGCGCGCCGCTGGGCCTGCGGGTCGGCCTGAACACCGGGGACGTGATCGCCGGGATCCAGGCCGCGATCGAGTACACGGTCATCGGCGACACGGTCAACACCGCCGCCCGGCTGGCCGACGCCGCCGCTGTCGGCGCGGTGTACGGCGGCGCGCGGACCGCCGCCGCCACCCGGCACGTCGCGTCCTGGCGGGCGCTGCGCCCGCTGCGGCTCAAGGGCAAGCGGGAGCCGGTCGAGGCGTACGAGCTGCTGGGCCTCCTGGACGCCCCGGGCACCCGGTCCGGCCTCGGCGACGAGGCCCCCTTCGTGGGCCGGGAGACCGAGATCGGCCGGGTGGCCGGCCGGCTGGCCGAGGTGGTCGACCGCAGCGAGCCCCGGGTGCTGCTGATGACGGCCGAGGCGGGCATCGGCAAGTCCCGCTTCGCTGCCGAGGTGGAGCGCCTCGCCGCCGGCTACGACGTGGGCGCCGGCCGGTTCGCCGCCCACACCGGCGCGCGGGTGCTCTCCGTCCGGTGCGCGGCCTTCGGCGAGCGGCGCCGGCTCGCGCCCCTCGCGGACCTGGTGCGCGCCGCGGTCGGCCTGCCCACCGACGCGGCCACCGCGCTGACCCGTCCCGCCGTCGAGGAGCGGCTGCGCCGGCTCGGCCAGCGGCTCGGCCGGGCCGGGGGCGAGCCCGCCCCGATCGCCATCGATCAGCTGCTGGCCCTCCTCGGGTACGCGGAGCTGCCCGCCGGTGGCCCCACCGACCAGGGCGAGTGGAGCTCCGCCGGGCAGGCCGCCGACGCCGAGGCGGTGCCGAACGCGGTGGCCGACCTGCTCAGCGCCCTCGCCGGTGAGGCGCCGCTGGCGGTCGTCGTCGACGACCTGCACGACGCCACCGCCGAGACCATCAAGGCACTCGGGTTGACCCTCAACCGGCTCAGCGGCCCGGTGCTGGTGCTGCTGCTCGGCCGGCCCGAGCTGGTGCGTACGGCCGGCGCGCTGACCCGCGTCTCGGACGCCGAGGTCCACGCCCTGCCCCCGCTGCGCGGCGCCGACGCGGCCCGGCTGCTCACCAGCTACCTCGGTGGCGGCCGGCTGCCGCAGGCCGACGCCGACCGGCTGCTCGCCACCGCGCAGGGCAACCCGTTCTACCTCGCCGAGCTGGTCACGCTGCTGATGGAGCGGGGCGCGCTCACCGCGGGCACCGGCAACTCGTGGCGGCTCGCGCCGGGCTCGCTCGGCAGCCGGCTGCTCTCCAGGGATCTGGCCGCCGTGCTCGCCGCGCGTATCGACGCGCTGCCACCGGACGCCCGGTCGGCGCTGCGGGACGCGGCGGTCGTTGGGGACAGCGTGCCGGCCGGCACCCTGGAGGCGCTCCGCGAGCAGCGCGCCGGCCGGGACGGCCGGCCGGCGGCGGTCGTCGCCGTCGAGCTGGAACGTGCCGTCGAGGAGCTGCTGCAACGGCGCATGCTGCACCGCACCCGCGCCGGGTACGCGTTCGCCACCCCGCTGATGCGGGAGGCCGCGTACTCCGGGGTGAGCAAGGCGGAACTGGCCGAGCGGCACGCCGCGCTCGCCCGCTGGGCCGCGGCCGACCCGCCGGCCGGCGCTCCGGTGCCCGGCGGGTTCACCGAGGCGGCCCGGG
This region includes:
- a CDS encoding DUF4177 domain-containing protein; its protein translation is MQKWEYATVPLLVHATKQILDNWGEDGWELVSVVPGPNPEQLVAYLKRPKA
- a CDS encoding RidA family protein translates to MTGPHAKLAELGHELPEVVPPVASYVPAVQSGQHVYVSGQLPMAEGKLLATGKVGAGVSADQAKDLARRCALNSLAAIDSLVGLENVVKVVKLVGFVASAPGFTGQPAVVNGASDLFGAVFGEAGRHARSAVGVAELPLDAPVEIEVIVEVA
- a CDS encoding MBL fold metallo-hydrolase, yielding MGGHFTAPAAALADELPGWVTLLRAPNPGPMTLDGTNTWVLRAAPGEPAVVVDPGPADDGHLAAIAAQGPVGLVLITHGHPDHTDGSAPLHDLLGGVPVRAADPAHTIAAAPVGVGTPPAVPGIDLRLVPTPGHTGDSVCFLVEHQGQRVVLTGDTILGRGTTVVAHPDGHLGDYLSSLELLSTYTGIPALPGHGPALADCAAAAEFYLAHRRARLDQVRAALAAGATTAAEVVAIVYADVDRSLWWAAEWSVRAQLEYLGRESGDTGVGLEQT
- a CDS encoding adenylate/guanylate cyclase domain-containing protein, whose product is MTCPVCGTVAVPGARFCHNCGAALPAAATLPATERRVVTVLFGDLSDFTSWSEDLDPERVGAVTDRVLAALAGAVKTFGGHVDKLTGDGIMAVFGAPVAHEDDAERAVRAALSMQRAVRRVLDDERGGGAPLGLRVGLNTGDVIAGIQAAIEYTVIGDTVNTAARLADAAAVGAVYGGARTAAATRHVASWRALRPLRLKGKREPVEAYELLGLLDAPGTRSGLGDEAPFVGRETEIGRVAGRLAEVVDRSEPRVLLMTAEAGIGKSRFAAEVERLAAGYDVGAGRFAAHTGARVLSVRCAAFGERRRLAPLADLVRAAVGLPTDAATALTRPAVEERLRRLGQRLGRAGGEPAPIAIDQLLALLGYAELPAGGPTDQGEWSSAGQAADAEAVPNAVADLLSALAGEAPLAVVVDDLHDATAETIKALGLTLNRLSGPVLVLLLGRPELVRTAGALTRVSDAEVHALPPLRGADAARLLTSYLGGGRLPQADADRLLATAQGNPFYLAELVTLLMERGALTAGTGNSWRLAPGSLGSRLLSRDLAAVLAARIDALPPDARSALRDAAVVGDSVPAGTLEALREQRAGRDGRPAAVVAVELERAVEELLQRRMLHRTRAGYAFATPLMREAAYSGVSKAELAERHAALARWAAADPPAGAPVPGGFTEAARDDFVAAHVERATALADAVGLRPDAPARTVVPLGIAALGRAARRSLQAGEPAMAVEYAERAAELARGAVPAADRVVHARALLQIGRPADALASAEKIAANAGDEAATRASALLLAGQAHQTMGDHGRAVACWQEALQVATAHGQPTLRASAMRRLGMADFIAGRLGQASSRLAASYQVSLSVQDRRGQAWSLQNLAWVTTTRGDFAGTDAVLSRAARLFAELKDPYGRAWLRGTTAFARLLAGRLREACRLAQVFLPFGERVGEEWAVGTLRGVEAFATAELGDLAEADRLARRAYRDFAAVSDEWGRGFALVVRGVIARSLGEPEHAADLLTDALGFANRTSHPLLTGMAGTLRGFVALDMGAHDLAERDARAVLTAVEPHNPQAPAQVAPRVLLATARLAAGDPATAVGLLAPVATAALNAPSLLFSRRQTLARYASALLAHGQREQALDWARRAVAAPAEDVRSQVIAASVLAEALAACGRPVEALASAEEAVRLAYATEQRSERRNADALRARLTI